A portion of the Desulfovibrio sp. Fe33 genome contains these proteins:
- a CDS encoding GGDEF domain-containing protein encodes MTMDRNATPGIRTRYKVLYLAGALALTALLCVHVGVVFAMRADPGGAHDNLIFLSGLCAAAGILVLAAQALLMMKRIIPILGRDAARADELAAELERLTVLDPLTRAYNRAKFEEVATRELGHVRRYGPDLSGIIFDVDGLREINQIHGDRAGDRVLADLARGLDAQLRSNDFLFRWHGGKFIVLCPYTDIDKAAVVAEKIHVFAGHKLFGGKIRLSISLGVAQAEEDDTAESFRQRLQSGLTAAKNGGRNQVAVSRPLIPAR; translated from the coding sequence ATGACCATGGACCGTAACGCCACTCCCGGAATCAGAACGCGCTACAAGGTCCTTTACCTCGCGGGTGCACTGGCCCTGACCGCGCTTCTGTGCGTCCATGTCGGCGTCGTCTTCGCCATGCGCGCCGATCCGGGCGGGGCCCACGACAACCTCATATTCCTCTCCGGGCTTTGCGCGGCGGCCGGGATTCTGGTGCTCGCGGCCCAGGCCCTGCTCATGATGAAGCGAATCATCCCCATCCTGGGCCGGGATGCAGCCAGGGCCGACGAACTGGCCGCGGAACTGGAACGGCTGACGGTCCTCGATCCCCTGACCCGCGCCTACAACCGGGCCAAGTTCGAAGAGGTCGCCACCAGGGAGCTGGGCCACGTCCGACGGTACGGCCCGGACCTGTCCGGCATCATTTTCGATGTGGACGGCCTCCGGGAGATCAACCAGATCCATGGAGACCGCGCCGGGGACCGCGTCCTGGCCGATCTTGCCCGCGGCCTCGACGCCCAGCTCCGCTCCAACGACTTTCTCTTCCGCTGGCACGGCGGCAAATTCATCGTCCTCTGCCCTTACACCGACATCGACAAGGCGGCCGTCGTGGCCGAAAAAATTCATGTTTTCGCGGGGCACAAGCTCTTCGGCGGGAAAATACGCCTGTCCATCTCGCTCGGCGTGGCCCAGGCCGAGGAGGACGACACGGCGGAATCCTTCCGGCAACGCCTCCAATCGGGCCTGACCGCGGCCAAGAACGGCGGCCGCAACCAGGTGGCCGTATCCCGGCCCTTGATTCCGGCGCGCTGA
- a CDS encoding OmpH family outer membrane protein, with translation MKRILPLFLVAALVLGLSACNQEPSVKIGVVDEAAAFKDNKLATEAMAHLQEMGKPLQAKAEAAYKAMQAEQTEENVAAYKLAMGELQNTMTAEQQRVVGLVDAKFNEVLDNYRKEKGLTLILSRQAIISSSESVDITKDIVAAMDKVQVDFTRPEAPQAETPAPEAATAPAEEPAKTAPEGGEATK, from the coding sequence ATGAAACGGATTCTTCCCCTGTTCCTCGTCGCGGCCCTGGTACTCGGCCTGAGCGCCTGCAACCAGGAACCGTCGGTCAAGATAGGCGTCGTGGACGAGGCTGCCGCCTTCAAGGACAACAAGCTGGCCACCGAGGCCATGGCCCACCTCCAGGAAATGGGCAAGCCTCTCCAGGCAAAGGCTGAGGCCGCCTACAAAGCCATGCAGGCCGAACAGACCGAAGAGAACGTGGCCGCCTACAAGTTGGCCATGGGCGAACTGCAAAACACCATGACCGCCGAACAGCAGCGCGTCGTGGGCCTGGTCGACGCCAAGTTCAACGAAGTCCTGGACAACTACCGCAAAGAAAAGGGACTGACCCTGATCCTGAGCAGGCAGGCCATAATCTCGTCCAGCGAAAGCGTGGACATCACCAAGGATATCGTGGCTGCCATGGACAAGGTGCAGGTTGACTTCACCCGTCCCGAAGCGCCCCAGGCCGAAACCCCGGCCCCGGAAGCCGCAACGGCTCCGGCCGAGGAACCCGCCAAGACCGCTCCCGAGGGCGGCGAGGCCACGAAATAG
- a CDS encoding RNA methyltransferase: protein MLDNLVVVLFRPKYPENIGSAARACLNMGVSELVVVDPYNFDMDKALPLATAHARHILESARIVDTLAQAVDGCTAIFGTTARTGGWRKGIMNPDTLANVVDERLREGGKVAVVFGPEDKGLTNEETSICSGLMTIPTSRDGTSLNLAQAVLVVLYECFKRSLDHPFVPGGPPEERPTTVREQEALFSNLQDTLLAIDFLKNDNPDYWMLPVRRFFSKVNLKRNEFNLLMGVCRQVRWFVEKYGPKKDGGAE, encoded by the coding sequence ATGCTCGACAATCTCGTGGTGGTTCTGTTCCGTCCCAAATATCCGGAGAACATCGGCTCCGCGGCTCGCGCCTGCCTCAATATGGGGGTGTCCGAGCTGGTGGTGGTCGATCCGTACAATTTCGACATGGACAAGGCCCTGCCCCTGGCCACGGCCCACGCCCGGCATATCCTGGAGTCCGCGCGCATCGTGGACACCCTGGCACAGGCCGTGGACGGCTGCACCGCGATTTTCGGGACCACCGCCCGCACCGGCGGATGGCGTAAGGGGATAATGAACCCGGACACGCTGGCGAACGTCGTGGACGAACGGTTGCGCGAAGGCGGCAAGGTCGCCGTCGTTTTCGGCCCCGAGGACAAGGGACTGACCAATGAGGAGACGTCCATCTGCTCCGGGCTGATGACCATTCCGACCAGCCGCGACGGCACCTCCCTGAACCTGGCCCAGGCCGTGTTGGTGGTCCTGTATGAATGCTTCAAGCGTTCACTGGATCATCCTTTCGTTCCTGGCGGCCCGCCCGAGGAGCGTCCCACCACGGTACGCGAACAGGAAGCCCTGTTCTCCAACCTCCAGGACACCCTTCTGGCCATCGACTTCCTCAAGAACGACAATCCGGACTACTGGATGCTTCCGGTGCGCCGCTTCTTCAGCAAGGTCAACCTCAAGCGCAACGAGTTCAACCTGCTCATGGGCGTCTGCCGCCAAGTGCGCTGGTTCGTGGAGAAATACGGGCCGAAGAAGGATGGCGGAGCCGAGTAG
- a CDS encoding flagellar hook protein FlgE produces the protein MGFSSMYVGATGVVAHSQGMQVLANNLANVGTIGYKRSDILFGDLISQQVASGGALYESGSVRTSQLGKGVGVSSIRGDFTEGALSGTTTATDLAISGEGFFGVNDPSGTIRGASHYTRAGDFRFDNEAYLVNAQGYRLQGFAYDRETGQLAGGVSDVQLPFEDVTVDGQTARVVRSSPLATSSVEVVTRLDHSALSQISDEENPFFAMLGAYSANRTGSDSPFGDAQAQYSTAVNVFDENGNSHEMTVYFDPVPTAGLSNAVPGYTYWEYLIAMPGDSDGSAAQGTSAAGLAGMGVLTFNDRGALINQSAFTLDRASASGEGGTDPAAWVPAEFSEEGLAQFNYTFASNGGTGNISYDFGINSDTASWSGGAVTSAADIGTNADLLPEMDSMNRDARVTTSYDLPSSTLFSLQNGYSWGYLNYVSVDEEGVLSGHFSNGQSEELYQVAVYKFNSPWGLQRDGGTNFVATEASGEAILGTAGDRGRGLINQNTLEESNVDMAREFSNMIVTQRGYQANTKVITTSDSILNTLISIKR, from the coding sequence ATGGGTTTCAGCAGCATGTACGTGGGAGCCACCGGCGTGGTGGCCCACAGCCAGGGAATGCAGGTCCTGGCCAACAACCTGGCCAACGTCGGCACCATCGGCTACAAGCGCTCGGACATCTTGTTCGGCGATCTCATCAGCCAGCAGGTGGCTTCGGGCGGCGCTCTGTATGAATCCGGCTCGGTCCGAACCAGCCAGTTGGGCAAGGGCGTGGGCGTGTCGTCCATCCGGGGCGATTTTACCGAGGGCGCTTTGTCCGGGACCACCACGGCCACGGACCTGGCCATTTCTGGCGAGGGCTTCTTCGGCGTCAACGATCCTTCCGGGACCATCCGCGGGGCGTCCCATTATACGCGCGCCGGAGATTTCCGTTTCGACAACGAGGCCTATCTGGTCAATGCCCAGGGATACCGTTTGCAAGGGTTCGCCTATGACCGGGAGACCGGGCAGTTGGCGGGCGGCGTGTCCGACGTGCAACTGCCTTTCGAAGACGTGACCGTGGACGGCCAGACCGCCCGCGTGGTCAGGTCCTCGCCTTTGGCCACCTCTTCGGTTGAGGTCGTCACGCGGCTGGATCATTCGGCTTTGAGCCAGATATCCGACGAGGAAAATCCCTTTTTCGCCATGCTCGGGGCGTATTCCGCCAACAGGACCGGTTCGGACTCCCCCTTCGGCGATGCGCAGGCGCAGTATTCCACGGCCGTGAACGTGTTCGACGAGAACGGCAACAGCCACGAGATGACCGTCTATTTCGATCCGGTGCCCACGGCGGGTCTTTCCAACGCCGTGCCCGGCTACACCTATTGGGAATACCTCATCGCCATGCCGGGCGATTCGGACGGGTCGGCCGCTCAGGGCACTTCCGCGGCCGGACTGGCCGGGATGGGGGTTTTGACCTTCAACGACAGGGGCGCGCTGATCAACCAGTCGGCCTTCACTCTGGACCGCGCGAGCGCATCGGGAGAAGGCGGCACGGACCCGGCGGCCTGGGTCCCGGCCGAATTCAGCGAGGAGGGCCTGGCGCAGTTCAACTACACGTTCGCCAGCAACGGCGGAACCGGAAATATTTCCTACGATTTCGGGATCAACTCCGACACGGCCTCCTGGTCGGGCGGGGCCGTGACATCGGCCGCCGACATCGGGACCAACGCGGACCTGCTTCCGGAGATGGACTCCATGAACCGCGACGCCCGCGTGACCACCAGCTACGATCTGCCGTCCTCCACCCTGTTCAGTCTCCAGAACGGCTACTCCTGGGGGTATCTCAACTACGTCAGCGTGGACGAGGAGGGTGTGCTCAGCGGCCACTTCTCCAACGGGCAGAGCGAGGAATTGTATCAGGTGGCCGTATACAAGTTCAACAGCCCGTGGGGGCTCCAGCGGGACGGCGGCACCAATTTCGTTGCCACCGAGGCCTCGGGCGAAGCCATTCTCGGCACGGCCGGGGACCGTGGGCGGGGGCTCATTAATCAGAATACCCTGGAAGAGAGCAACGTGGACATGGCCAGGGAGTTCTCCAATATGATCGTGACCCAGCGCGGATACCAGGCCAATACCAAGGTCATCACCACTTCGGATTCGATTTTGAACACCCTCATTTCGATCAAGCGCTAG
- a CDS encoding nitroreductase family protein → MFADKDICKRCGACLDECPFDLIVEDREGFPKLRPAAKKTCINCGHCVAVCPVGAVTLPEMPVTAGLSPAQCAPLDRELKMTPEQADQFLSGRRSVRTYKDKVVPGEVLEHLFSVSGFAPSAKNGQPARWIVTRTPEATRRLAGMTVDYMATNSIMPGVVKNWARGVDKILHGAPHVAVAHAPEDGFNPAEDCALAAAYLELAAHAHGLGACWAGFLMEVAEGCCNIRRELGIPEGHGVYAALMLGYPKYRYKRIPTRRPVEIGWLD, encoded by the coding sequence ATGTTTGCCGACAAGGATATCTGCAAGCGCTGCGGCGCGTGTCTGGACGAGTGTCCCTTCGACCTTATCGTCGAGGACCGCGAGGGCTTTCCCAAGCTTCGCCCCGCCGCCAAAAAAACCTGCATCAACTGCGGCCACTGCGTGGCCGTCTGTCCTGTGGGGGCCGTAACGCTGCCCGAGATGCCCGTGACCGCCGGGCTGTCCCCGGCCCAATGCGCACCGCTCGACCGTGAGCTCAAGATGACGCCCGAACAGGCGGACCAGTTCCTCAGCGGGCGTCGCTCGGTGCGTACCTATAAGGACAAGGTCGTGCCCGGGGAGGTCCTCGAGCATCTTTTTTCCGTCTCCGGGTTCGCGCCCAGCGCCAAGAACGGCCAGCCCGCGCGGTGGATCGTCACCCGCACGCCCGAGGCCACCCGCCGCCTGGCGGGCATGACCGTGGACTACATGGCCACCAACTCGATTATGCCCGGCGTGGTCAAGAACTGGGCGCGCGGCGTGGACAAGATACTCCACGGCGCTCCCCATGTGGCCGTGGCCCATGCGCCCGAAGACGGCTTCAACCCGGCCGAGGACTGCGCCCTGGCCGCCGCCTACCTTGAGCTGGCCGCCCATGCCCATGGCCTGGGGGCCTGCTGGGCGGGCTTCCTGATGGAGGTGGCCGAAGGATGTTGCAACATCCGCCGCGAGCTGGGCATTCCCGAAGGGCATGGCGTATACGCCGCCCTGATGCTCGGCTATCCGAAGTACCGCTACAAACGAATTCCCACCCGCCGTCCCGTGGAGATAGGCTGGCTGGATTGA
- a CDS encoding 3D domain-containing protein: MRILFNYTFTPVLCATLVILAVVVVVKQQKIDDLTHRLELVQKTAEARRILVEEARLLQKAKNRSPVRTVTVTAYNPSTDQCDEDPLIAASMRKVRSGTIAVSRDLFDQGWVFGRKVRIEGYGIFEINDLMNKRYHQRIDIFMWDESRAREFGRKNIKAALLDI; this comes from the coding sequence ATGCGAATACTCTTCAACTACACCTTCACCCCGGTCCTTTGCGCGACCCTCGTGATCCTGGCGGTAGTCGTCGTCGTGAAACAACAGAAAATCGACGACCTGACACACCGCCTTGAGCTGGTCCAGAAGACCGCCGAGGCGCGCAGGATACTGGTCGAGGAGGCCCGCCTCCTCCAGAAGGCCAAAAACCGATCCCCGGTGCGTACGGTCACCGTGACCGCCTACAACCCCTCCACCGATCAATGCGACGAAGACCCGCTCATCGCGGCGTCCATGCGCAAGGTCCGCTCCGGCACCATCGCGGTGTCGCGCGACCTCTTCGATCAGGGATGGGTCTTCGGCCGCAAGGTCCGCATCGAAGGCTACGGCATCTTCGAAATCAACGACCTCATGAACAAGCGCTACCACCAGCGCATCGACATCTTCATGTGGGACGAATCCCGGGCCCGCGAGTTCGGGAGGAAGAACATCAAGGCCGCGCTCCTCGACATCTAG
- a CDS encoding TAXI family TRAP transporter solute-binding subunit, with translation MKRIYILALALAVVFGMSFSAHAKKRYVFGGGPAGGTFQIVANAIQVFGPIKDNPNFSIKAQSSGGSTENLRTVNAGRCAFGTVYAGEVYLGRNGKLTGDPNKYENVLAVGYLYGAPAQLVIRKGSGIKSAKDLAGKKVGVGNAGSGAFANCERFFTHLGIWDKIERNAMGYNDAAQAFGNEQLDAFWLLTAFPSGAVIMAAQTNDIDLVDVGADAENSGYFKAYPYFGKLTIPAGTYRGVDRDTPSFFDSALLVANADVPAEDVYALLKAVWSEEGLKHMVGQKKTFKAMSMADGLKGINPAATPLHPGAVKFWKEMGVLK, from the coding sequence ATGAAACGGATTTACATCCTGGCCTTAGCTCTTGCCGTAGTTTTCGGCATGTCTTTCAGTGCGCACGCCAAAAAACGTTACGTCTTCGGCGGCGGTCCGGCCGGCGGCACCTTCCAGATCGTCGCCAACGCCATCCAGGTCTTCGGCCCCATCAAGGACAACCCCAATTTTTCCATCAAGGCCCAGTCCTCCGGCGGCTCCACCGAAAACCTGCGCACGGTCAACGCCGGCCGCTGTGCGTTCGGCACCGTGTACGCGGGCGAAGTCTACCTCGGCCGCAACGGCAAGCTGACCGGCGATCCGAACAAGTATGAGAACGTCCTGGCCGTGGGCTACCTCTACGGCGCGCCCGCCCAGTTGGTCATCCGCAAAGGCTCCGGCATCAAGTCGGCCAAGGACCTGGCCGGGAAGAAGGTCGGCGTCGGCAACGCCGGTTCCGGCGCGTTCGCCAACTGCGAGCGGTTCTTCACCCATCTGGGCATCTGGGACAAGATCGAGCGCAACGCCATGGGCTACAACGACGCCGCCCAGGCCTTCGGCAACGAACAGCTCGACGCCTTCTGGCTTCTCACCGCCTTCCCGTCCGGGGCCGTCATCATGGCCGCCCAGACCAACGACATCGACCTGGTCGACGTCGGGGCCGACGCCGAGAACTCCGGCTACTTCAAGGCCTATCCCTACTTCGGCAAGCTGACCATCCCGGCGGGCACATACCGCGGGGTGGATCGCGACACTCCCTCCTTCTTCGATTCCGCGCTGCTGGTAGCCAATGCCGACGTGCCCGCCGAGGACGTGTACGCGCTCCTCAAGGCCGTCTGGTCCGAGGAAGGCCTCAAGCACATGGTCGGCCAGAAGAAGACCTTCAAGGCCATGAGCATGGCCGACGGACTCAAGGGCATCAACCCGGCCGCGACTCCCCTGCATCCGGGCGCGGTGAAGTTCTGGAAGGAAATGGGCGTCCTGAAGTAG
- a CDS encoding EAL domain-containing protein has translation MPKDKTPHYLRFAPIRILLPSVIMLLLIAGSVFLYLLPSMEKALLEAEKEKVVEITDTLVDALAHLDGMAAHGEISRDYAKRLGAEIVKNTRYGPDSNDYFWITDLTPRMIMHPYRPDLDGLDLTDYRDQEGKRVFMEFIRAARKGGDAFVEYHWQWQDHPERIARKLSHIRLFEPWGWIIGTGLYVDDVRAEINEYRDDVALIFLAVLLIISLLSLYIIRQSGITEKKKTQIQGQREKLVRVLQESEERYRTIADFGYDWELWIGTDNAIHYCSPACQRITGYPPERFFEAPSLVREIVIEDDRDAWDAYLIEANSDRGDTLDFRIRTADGSNRWLGAVGRAVSGIGGKPLGMRLSFRDITERKNMEEQLRHQALHDPLTNLANRTLCLDRLAQAMRRAKRRENYFFAVVFLDLDRFKIINDSLGHSFGDMVLSETASRLGGEMRGLDTVSRFGGDEFVLLLDELSSPAEAIRIIKRVRQRLSEPFRLNGNEVQTSASFGIVLSPVGDRKAADVLQHANIAMHCAKEAGRNRFKVFTERMLETAVDQMTLETDMRRGLADDEFYVVYQPIMDLDGSDVIGFEALARWEHPERGAIPPAEFIPKAEESGLIVQLGERVLQQALRTLAGWRNETDGVDDIFISVNLSSKQFSRIELDKIVVALLAKYGIPPSCLRLEITESSIMKNPESSLRILNRLRDAGVRFSIDDFGTGYSSLAQLQQLPVDTLKVDRTFIARMRKDPEDMEIVKAVIALGRSLDLDVIAEGVESPEQICLLLDLNCNRVQGFYFHEPMSAAKARELLKLRNGDTAERTREKLQAARLTCPRKKNG, from the coding sequence ATGCCGAAGGATAAGACCCCACACTACCTGAGATTCGCCCCGATCCGCATCCTGTTGCCCTCGGTGATCATGCTTCTGCTCATCGCGGGGTCCGTCTTCCTGTATCTGCTCCCCTCCATGGAAAAGGCCCTGCTGGAGGCCGAAAAGGAAAAGGTCGTCGAGATCACCGATACGCTGGTCGACGCGCTGGCGCATCTTGACGGCATGGCCGCCCACGGCGAGATCTCCCGGGACTACGCCAAGCGGCTCGGCGCGGAGATCGTCAAGAACACCCGCTACGGCCCCGATTCCAATGATTATTTCTGGATCACCGACCTGACCCCGCGCATGATAATGCACCCCTACAGGCCGGACCTGGACGGCCTGGACCTGACCGACTACCGGGACCAGGAGGGCAAGCGGGTGTTCATGGAGTTCATCCGCGCCGCCCGCAAGGGCGGGGACGCCTTTGTCGAGTACCATTGGCAATGGCAGGACCACCCCGAGCGCATCGCCCGAAAGCTCTCCCACATCCGTCTGTTCGAACCATGGGGCTGGATTATCGGCACCGGACTGTACGTGGACGACGTGCGAGCCGAAATCAACGAATACCGCGACGACGTCGCCCTCATCTTCCTAGCCGTCCTGCTCATCATCTCACTGCTCTCCCTGTACATCATCCGCCAATCGGGCATCACGGAAAAGAAGAAGACGCAGATCCAGGGCCAGCGGGAAAAGCTCGTGCGCGTCCTCCAGGAGAGCGAGGAACGCTACCGGACCATCGCGGACTTCGGCTACGACTGGGAATTGTGGATCGGCACGGATAATGCCATCCACTATTGCTCGCCCGCCTGCCAACGAATCACCGGCTATCCGCCCGAACGATTCTTCGAAGCGCCGTCCCTGGTCAGAGAAATCGTCATCGAGGACGACCGTGACGCCTGGGACGCCTATCTGATCGAGGCCAACTCCGACAGGGGAGACACCCTGGACTTCCGCATCCGGACGGCCGACGGCAGCAACCGCTGGCTCGGCGCGGTCGGCCGCGCGGTATCGGGCATCGGAGGCAAGCCGCTCGGAATGCGGCTGAGCTTCCGCGACATCACCGAACGCAAGAACATGGAGGAGCAGCTCAGGCATCAGGCCCTGCACGACCCTTTGACCAACCTGGCCAACCGGACCCTGTGCCTGGACCGCCTCGCGCAGGCGATGCGCCGGGCAAAACGGCGGGAAAACTACTTCTTCGCCGTGGTATTTCTCGATCTCGACCGATTCAAGATTATCAACGACTCCCTGGGCCACAGCTTCGGCGACATGGTCCTGAGCGAAACGGCCAGCCGGCTGGGGGGAGAGATGCGCGGCCTGGACACGGTCTCCCGGTTCGGCGGAGACGAATTCGTCCTGCTCCTGGACGAGCTGTCCAGCCCGGCCGAGGCCATCCGCATCATCAAACGCGTGCGCCAACGCCTGTCCGAGCCGTTCCGTCTGAACGGAAACGAGGTCCAGACCTCGGCCAGCTTCGGCATCGTCCTGAGTCCCGTCGGAGACCGCAAGGCCGCCGACGTGCTGCAACACGCCAACATCGCCATGCACTGCGCCAAGGAGGCCGGGCGCAACCGCTTCAAGGTCTTCACCGAGCGGATGCTCGAAACCGCCGTGGACCAGATGACCCTCGAAACAGACATGCGCCGCGGGCTGGCGGACGACGAATTCTACGTGGTCTACCAGCCGATCATGGACCTGGACGGGTCGGACGTCATCGGCTTCGAGGCCCTGGCCCGATGGGAACATCCCGAACGGGGCGCCATCCCGCCCGCGGAGTTCATTCCCAAGGCCGAGGAATCCGGGCTCATCGTCCAGTTGGGTGAACGGGTTCTTCAGCAGGCCCTGCGGACCCTGGCCGGATGGCGCAACGAAACAGACGGCGTGGACGACATCTTCATATCCGTAAATTTGTCCAGCAAGCAGTTCTCCCGCATCGAACTGGACAAGATCGTGGTCGCGCTGCTCGCCAAGTACGGAATCCCGCCCTCCTGCCTGAGGCTTGAAATCACCGAATCCTCCATCATGAAGAACCCGGAGTCGTCCCTGCGCATCCTCAACCGGCTGAGGGACGCCGGGGTGCGCTTCTCCATCGACGACTTCGGCACGGGCTATTCCTCCCTGGCTCAGCTCCAGCAACTGCCCGTGGATACCCTCAAGGTGGACCGGACCTTCATCGCGCGCATGAGAAAGGACCCGGAGGACATGGAAATCGTCAAAGCGGTCATCGCCCTGGGCCGCTCGCTGGACCTCGACGTCATTGCCGAGGGAGTGGAAAGCCCGGAACAAATCTGCCTGCTCCTCGACCTGAACTGCAACCGCGTCCAGGGATTCTACTTCCATGAGCCCATGAGCGCGGCCAAGGCCAGGGAACTTCTCAAACTGCGCAACGGCGATACGGCGGAACGGACCAGGGAAAAGCTGCAAGCGGCGCGCCTGACCTGCCCCCGGAAAAAGAACGGCTGA
- a CDS encoding Hpt domain-containing protein: MKDLFDVDHFLDSVVQDRGLAVVLVEAFIEDCPKRVAELTRALAEDDTDKAGKLAHSLKGMCGVVRAGALSRLALAMEFAAQDGDLDSVRKRLGMFIEELDQAMALMEDFTSRC, encoded by the coding sequence ATGAAGGATTTGTTCGATGTGGATCATTTCCTGGACAGCGTTGTCCAAGACAGGGGACTGGCCGTCGTCCTTGTCGAAGCCTTCATCGAGGATTGCCCGAAACGTGTGGCCGAGTTGACCAGGGCTCTGGCCGAGGATGACACGGACAAGGCGGGCAAACTGGCTCATTCATTGAAAGGGATGTGCGGAGTGGTCCGCGCCGGTGCGTTAAGCAGGCTGGCCCTGGCGATGGAGTTCGCAGCGCAGGACGGCGATCTGGACAGTGTGCGGAAAAGGCTCGGGATGTTTATCGAGGAACTGGATCAGGCCATGGCGCTCATGGAGGATTTCACAAGCCGCTGTTGA
- a CDS encoding tetratricopeptide repeat protein: MTETSDARSREAVMALVREVEREAPGGAESLYMAAMLADAPLPYDFALSVEGTMHNPALVNPAAAFFAATAMMTPLIERGLVVADPDAQVFTLPRDVRETLREAMDRDQAAEWAGRAIYALNLSLPDADPQNLPLVEWLLPHVLACRDAAADLGVNTAAANRVMHQAGFTLYYGQRHQEAAGLLEAAMTVDVALKGDRHPDITADLEGLATVYQAGGDLARAEAAFSACLDLQREILTENNPAMIPVLNGLAMVRQARGDLSGAEAALNDCLAVLRASGGERHPAAASCLHNLALLMDALDRPQDGLRLALESLDMTAALYGEHHPETAASHNLAGLLFERLGKAPEAEAHFRKSLSIRSRTFGEDHPETAQALCNLALFLDGQGAAEEAFDCFERGFAAYEAALGPDHPYMESALDNLVAFLERTAASDSPLRERAEARLRLIVEKAGR, encoded by the coding sequence GTGACGGAGACAAGCGACGCCCGCAGCCGGGAGGCCGTCATGGCCCTGGTCCGGGAGGTGGAACGGGAGGCCCCGGGCGGGGCGGAATCCCTGTACATGGCCGCCATGCTGGCCGATGCGCCCCTGCCCTACGATTTCGCCCTGTCCGTGGAGGGGACCATGCACAACCCGGCGCTGGTCAACCCCGCCGCGGCTTTTTTTGCGGCCACGGCCATGATGACCCCGCTCATCGAGCGCGGGCTGGTCGTCGCCGACCCGGACGCCCAGGTCTTCACCCTGCCGAGGGATGTGCGCGAAACCCTGCGCGAGGCCATGGACCGGGATCAGGCGGCCGAATGGGCCGGGCGGGCCATCTACGCCCTGAACTTGTCCCTGCCCGACGCCGATCCGCAGAACCTGCCCCTTGTGGAATGGCTTCTTCCCCACGTCCTGGCCTGCCGCGACGCGGCCGCCGACCTCGGCGTGAATACCGCCGCCGCCAACCGGGTCATGCATCAGGCCGGTTTCACACTTTATTACGGACAGCGCCATCAGGAAGCCGCCGGACTGCTGGAAGCGGCCATGACCGTGGATGTTGCCCTCAAGGGCGATCGTCATCCGGACATCACCGCCGATCTGGAAGGGCTGGCCACGGTCTATCAGGCGGGGGGAGATTTGGCCCGCGCCGAAGCGGCCTTTTCCGCCTGTCTGGACCTGCAACGCGAAATCCTCACCGAAAACAATCCGGCCATGATCCCGGTGCTGAACGGTTTGGCCATGGTCCGGCAGGCGCGCGGCGATCTGTCCGGGGCCGAGGCCGCGCTCAACGATTGCCTGGCCGTCCTGCGGGCCTCGGGGGGAGAGCGTCATCCGGCCGCAGCCTCCTGCCTGCACAACCTGGCTCTGCTCATGGATGCGCTCGACCGTCCGCAGGACGGGCTGCGCCTCGCCCTGGAAAGCCTGGACATGACCGCCGCCCTGTACGGTGAGCATCACCCCGAGACCGCCGCGAGCCACAATCTGGCCGGGCTGCTTTTCGAGCGTCTGGGCAAGGCTCCGGAGGCCGAGGCGCATTTCCGCAAAAGCCTGTCCATTCGCAGCCGGACTTTTGGCGAGGATCACCCCGAGACCGCCCAGGCCTTGTGCAATCTGGCCCTGTTCCTGGACGGGCAGGGAGCGGCCGAAGAGGCCTTCGACTGTTTCGAGCGCGGTTTCGCGGCCTATGAGGCGGCTCTGGGACCGGATCACCCCTACATGGAGTCCGCGCTGGACAATCTCGTCGCCTTTCTGGAGCGGACCGCGGCTTCGGATTCGCCTCTGCGGGAACGTGCCGAGGCGCGGCTCAGGCTCATCGTGGAAAAGGCCGGGCGTTGA